A stretch of Lactuca sativa cultivar Salinas chromosome 6, Lsat_Salinas_v11, whole genome shotgun sequence DNA encodes these proteins:
- the LOC111901926 gene encoding 7-deoxyloganetin glucosyltransferase, with amino-acid sequence MEKASMGSLQKKPHALCLPAPAQGHINPMLKVAKILHSKGFHITFVNTEFNHQRLLKSQGSDALHGLPTFCFETIPDGLPPSQNPDATQDVESLCKSFDKNFMGPFKSLLTKLNASSSPVTCIVADAVMGFTHDVASEFDIPEIVLWTSGVGCLICIHEYPSLLERGLMPRKDSSTLVNGYLDTVIDCAPTMSGLRLKDMPSYFRNASSFDEYMGEFLCLQVERAKRASAIIINTFHELDHDLLEMLCSIFPPCYEIGPLNLLEKTIVDESVASLSSSLWKEEDKCLKWLESKQPSSVIYVNFGSLTVMTYEHLVEFCWGLAKSNYSFLWIIRPDLVKGDSSVLPAEFLEETNSRGMLASWCQQEQVLNHPAIGGFLTHSGWNSTIESISGGVPMICWPYLGDQQTNCWSCCNKWEVAMEIDNDVKREEVAKLVIELMNGERGNELRKNAIDLKNNAEKACASPFGSSIVNLDKVIQLLHASTK; translated from the exons ATGGAGAAGGCTTCCATGGGTTCTTTACAAAAGAAACCACATGCCTTGTGCTTACCAGCCCCAGCACAAGGCCATATAAACCCCATGCTAAAAGTTGCTAAAATCCTCCATTCCAAAGGCTTTCATATAACCTTCGTTAACACCGAGTTCAACCATCAACGGCTCCTCAAATCTCAGGGCTCCGACGCCCTACATGGCCTCCCTACCTTCTGCTTCGAGACGATTCCCGATGGCCTTCCTCCGTCACAGAACCCTGATGCCACGCAAGATGTTGAATCCTTATGCAAGTCCTTCGATAAAAATTTTATGGGTCCCTTTAAAAGTCTCCTTACCAAACTGAATGCTTCATCTTCTCCGGTGACTTGTATAGTGGCTGACGCTGTTATGGGCTTCACCCATGATGTGGCCAGCGAATTTGATATCCCCGAGATAGTTCTATGGACCAGCGGTGTTGGTTGTCTAATATGTATTCATGAGTATCCCAGTCTTTTAGAGAGAGGTTTAATGCCACGTAAAG ATTCGAGTACTTTAGTAAATGGGTATTTAGATACCGTGATAGATTGTGCACCCACCATGTCTGGTTTACGACTAAAAGACATGCCTTCATATTTCAGAAACGCCAGCTCTTTTGACGAATACATGGGTGAGTTTTTGTGCTTACAAGTAGAGAGAGCAAAAAGAGCTTCAGCTATCATCATCAACACCTTTCATGAACTAGACCATGACCTTTTGGAGATGCTTTGTTCGATATTTCCTCCATGTTATGAAATCGGTCCTTTAAATTTACTAGAGAAGACAATTGTTGATGAATCTGTAGCATCACTCAGTTCAAGTCTCTGGAAAGAAGAAGACAAATGTTTGAAATGGCTAGAATCTAAACAACCATCTTCAGTTATTTATGTGAACTTCGGTAGCCTCACAGTGATGACATATGAACACTTAGTCGAGTTTTGTTGGGGACTTGCAAAGAGCAATTATTCGTTTTTATGGATAATACGTCCAGACCTCGTGAAGGGGGACTCTTCCGTTCTTCCAGCAGAGTTTTTGGAAGAGACAAACAGTAGAGGGATGTTGGCTAGTTGGTGCCAACAAGAACAAGTTCTAAATCACCCAGCAATCGGAGGGTTTTTAACACATAGTGGATGGAATTCGACAATTGAAAGTATATCCGGTGGAGTCCCAATGATTTGTTGGCCATATCTTGGTGACCAACAAACAAATTGTTGGTCGTGTTGCAACAAGTGGGAGGTTGCCATGGAGATTGACAATGATGTAAAGAGAGAGGAAGTTGCGAAGCTTGTCATTGAGTTGATGAATGGAGAAAGAGGGAACGAGTTGAGGAAGAATGCAATCGACTTGAAGAACAATGCCGAAAAAGCATGTGCCTCTCCTTTTGGTTCATCGATTGTTAATTTGGATAAAGTGATTCAGCTGCTACATGCATCTACAAAATAA